The Verrucomicrobium spinosum DSM 4136 = JCM 18804 genome includes a region encoding these proteins:
- a CDS encoding universal stress protein, with amino-acid sequence MDFSDVTSRVIGVATQMAKATLESPLLLHVSPPEPPYVGYEPVPASTPIAVEVDPEADRRQLELWRERITGLNSNVGTLQMQGPPAEQILVAAEERRARMIVMGTHRHAAIHDVLLGNVTHGVLHHARCPVTVVPAARTHLNPATDDRLIPGTTQIHSILALVDFSDLTKSVMKQAELLALAFDSRVTLLHVIPPDPLVVDFAPPPGTETEAEACRAGLDLLRKQLESAGLEADILEDTGPVLEVVRHQVDKLAPDLIIMGSHGHGALYNLFVGSVTAGLLHHASCPVVVVPRATYEDPGVTLAS; translated from the coding sequence TTGGACTTTTCTGATGTCACCTCTCGCGTGATCGGAGTGGCCACCCAGATGGCCAAAGCGACCCTCGAGAGCCCCTTGCTTCTTCACGTCAGCCCACCGGAGCCTCCTTACGTTGGGTACGAACCAGTTCCGGCTTCCACCCCGATTGCCGTCGAGGTGGATCCAGAGGCGGACCGACGACAGCTGGAACTGTGGCGGGAACGCATCACCGGGCTCAACAGCAACGTAGGCACGCTCCAAATGCAGGGACCTCCCGCGGAGCAGATTTTGGTTGCCGCAGAGGAACGACGCGCCCGGATGATTGTAATGGGGACCCACCGTCACGCCGCGATTCATGATGTGCTGCTGGGAAACGTCACCCATGGAGTGCTTCACCATGCACGCTGTCCCGTCACCGTGGTCCCGGCGGCACGCACCCATCTGAATCCCGCCACCGATGACCGCCTTATCCCGGGCACGACACAGATTCACTCCATCCTCGCTCTCGTGGATTTTTCTGATCTGACGAAGTCCGTCATGAAGCAGGCGGAGTTACTCGCCCTGGCGTTCGACAGCCGGGTCACCCTTCTGCACGTCATCCCGCCCGATCCATTGGTGGTTGATTTCGCCCCGCCTCCGGGCACTGAGACGGAGGCGGAGGCTTGTCGAGCCGGCCTGGACCTGTTGAGGAAACAACTGGAAAGTGCGGGCCTGGAAGCGGACATCCTGGAGGACACCGGGCCGGTGCTCGAAGTCGTGCGGCATCAAGTGGATAAACTGGCCCCGGATTTGATCATCATGGGCTCCCATGGGCATGGCGCGCTCTACAATCTGTTCGTCGGCAGCGTTACCGCCGGGCTCCTCCATCATGCCAGCTGTCCGGTGGTCGTCGTACCCCGGGCCACCTATGAGGACCCGGGAGTGACCCTGGCCTCCTAG
- a CDS encoding SEL1-like repeat protein: protein MSPGEAHAALDLAPPFTREQLETAYHHALTFWHPSHFADDEAALAEAMNQTIRINEAYQFLLRPPGEEKSPLATARRLTLPTAPVLAEPKVEQIPPRILGPRLRLPPAPVVAASPAFTPVGQNRTNSGGSGVLTPRTPSGTASSFTPMPPPTAVRPAPAQVQPFRLTMPWMIGIGGVIALMIFWSFTQAGLTSRLRRPFFGSGAPASGDSRSFSASLPPRPTRLPAQFEGLYQRATENNDPVAQRKLGDNLRYSAAYEESERSQSTAWYRVAASQGDTEAQRQLGDAYRFGLGVAPDMSQAIAWYQKAASNGDSKAREALKKLKPQDQALGLP from the coding sequence ATGTCGCCGGGTGAGGCCCACGCAGCACTTGACCTCGCTCCCCCGTTCACACGGGAGCAATTGGAGACGGCTTATCACCACGCCCTGACTTTCTGGCACCCCAGTCATTTCGCAGACGACGAGGCAGCACTGGCGGAAGCCATGAATCAGACGATCCGCATCAATGAAGCCTACCAGTTCCTGCTCCGCCCGCCGGGAGAGGAAAAGTCCCCCCTGGCAACTGCCCGGAGGTTGACCCTCCCGACCGCCCCCGTTCTTGCGGAACCCAAGGTGGAGCAGATCCCACCCCGCATTCTTGGTCCCCGCCTGCGTCTGCCTCCTGCTCCTGTCGTGGCCGCCAGCCCTGCTTTCACCCCGGTTGGCCAGAACCGCACAAACTCTGGGGGATCAGGTGTGTTGACCCCTCGTACCCCCAGCGGCACGGCCTCCAGCTTCACGCCCATGCCTCCGCCGACGGCCGTCCGGCCTGCCCCTGCGCAGGTCCAGCCCTTTCGTCTCACCATGCCCTGGATGATCGGCATCGGCGGCGTCATCGCACTGATGATCTTTTGGAGCTTCACCCAGGCAGGCCTCACGAGTCGTCTGCGACGCCCTTTTTTCGGATCAGGTGCCCCCGCATCAGGTGACAGCCGCTCATTTTCAGCATCGCTACCTCCGCGCCCCACACGTCTGCCCGCGCAGTTTGAAGGGCTCTACCAACGGGCCACGGAAAATAACGACCCGGTGGCGCAGCGCAAGCTAGGGGACAACCTCCGGTACAGTGCCGCCTACGAGGAGTCCGAGCGCTCCCAGTCCACCGCTTGGTACCGCGTGGCAGCCAGCCAGGGCGACACCGAAGCCCAACGGCAACTGGGTGATGCCTACCGATTCGGCCTGGGCGTAGCGCCTGATATGAGCCAAGCCATCGCCTGGTACCAGAAAGCCGCCTCCAACGGGGACTCCAAGGCGCGCGAGGCCCTGAAAAAACTCAAGCCACAGGATCAAGCGCTCGGGTTGCCTTGA
- a CDS encoding FAD-dependent oxidoreductase has protein sequence MKLLPLLFLAVAVPGTVFPTLQAAPTMEADVIVYGATPGGFCAAIGAAREGAKVILLEPTAHVGGVNTGGLSFSDSNQTVRSTLKGLFEEWHLRVEKDYKDRGTTLKYDVMVKDHSVWTYEPSVAARVTHQMLKEAGVQVLTKRQLQKVHKNGAAIRELTTSDGTFKGKTYIDATYEGDLMAAAGVAWTIGREGRKAYGESLAGKQYPKAKMPISGLNDQGKPLPLVTTTDAGPEDEGDKNVMVYSFRLCLTGNPANRVPFPEPVNYDPARFEVVRRYFQATMNAPLLWDLYPLPGEKFDANNGIGKQFSMGLVGACNGWSEASPAEREKIWEAHKQYTLELYKFLTTDPAVPEAHRRQLAELGLCKDEFADYGHWSPQLYVREGRRMKGMYCLTQADIQEKPAKDDAIAVSSFPIDSHDCQRVALPDGGVINEGTIFPVRLEGRRHGPAFHIPYRSILPQKAECTNLLVPVALSCTHVAISSIRVEPTWMTIGHSAGVAAALVARSQSPAQDLPYAQLRERLLAQGQALDLPILPPLPPAPMVPVSIDPATLPGVVLDDSQAELTGTWDRSSSFKPHVGRGYLHDNRRGDGQSTAVFRVKLSKTGRYDVRMAYSPHATRATKVPVIIKSGGAETRLTVDETQPLDPGGAFRSVGQVDLTGDGTQETTITISNTQTEGFVILDAIQLLEASKK, from the coding sequence ATGAAACTCCTGCCGCTTCTTTTCCTCGCAGTCGCCGTCCCTGGGACGGTGTTCCCCACCCTACAGGCAGCCCCCACCATGGAGGCGGACGTCATCGTGTACGGGGCCACACCCGGCGGGTTCTGCGCTGCCATCGGGGCCGCCCGGGAAGGTGCCAAGGTGATCCTCCTGGAACCCACGGCCCATGTCGGCGGCGTGAATACCGGAGGACTCAGCTTCAGTGACTCCAACCAGACCGTGCGCAGCACGCTGAAGGGTCTCTTTGAAGAATGGCACCTCCGGGTGGAGAAGGACTACAAAGACCGCGGCACCACCCTCAAGTATGATGTGATGGTGAAGGACCATTCCGTATGGACCTATGAGCCCAGCGTCGCCGCCCGGGTCACTCATCAGATGCTGAAGGAAGCCGGGGTGCAGGTGCTGACCAAACGACAGCTTCAGAAGGTGCACAAAAACGGGGCCGCCATCCGTGAGCTCACCACCTCCGACGGCACGTTCAAGGGCAAGACCTACATCGACGCCACCTATGAGGGCGACCTCATGGCAGCCGCAGGCGTGGCCTGGACCATCGGCCGCGAGGGGCGCAAGGCCTATGGCGAAAGCCTCGCCGGCAAACAGTACCCGAAGGCCAAGATGCCCATCTCCGGCCTCAATGACCAGGGCAAGCCCCTGCCGCTCGTCACCACCACCGATGCCGGCCCTGAAGATGAGGGGGACAAGAATGTGATGGTGTACAGCTTCCGCCTCTGCCTCACCGGGAACCCCGCCAACCGGGTGCCGTTTCCTGAACCGGTCAACTACGATCCCGCACGGTTCGAGGTCGTACGCCGCTACTTCCAGGCCACGATGAATGCACCCCTCCTCTGGGACCTGTATCCCCTGCCTGGTGAGAAGTTCGATGCCAACAACGGCATTGGCAAACAGTTCTCCATGGGCCTCGTGGGTGCCTGCAACGGCTGGAGCGAAGCCAGCCCCGCCGAGCGCGAGAAGATCTGGGAGGCTCACAAGCAATACACCCTGGAGCTGTACAAGTTCCTCACCACTGATCCTGCGGTGCCGGAGGCACATCGCCGCCAGCTTGCAGAGCTGGGTCTTTGCAAAGATGAGTTTGCCGACTATGGCCACTGGTCACCCCAGCTCTACGTTCGAGAAGGTCGCCGCATGAAGGGGATGTACTGCCTCACGCAGGCCGACATTCAGGAGAAGCCGGCCAAGGACGACGCCATCGCCGTCTCCTCGTTTCCCATCGATTCCCATGACTGCCAGCGTGTCGCCCTGCCGGATGGAGGAGTCATCAATGAAGGCACCATCTTTCCGGTGCGTCTGGAAGGCCGTCGTCATGGTCCCGCCTTCCACATCCCCTACCGCAGCATCCTGCCGCAGAAGGCGGAGTGCACGAACCTGCTCGTGCCCGTGGCCCTGTCCTGCACCCATGTGGCGATTTCCTCGATCCGCGTGGAGCCCACCTGGATGACGATCGGCCATAGCGCCGGGGTGGCGGCCGCCCTGGTCGCCCGGAGCCAGTCCCCGGCCCAAGATTTGCCGTATGCGCAGCTTCGCGAGCGCCTGCTGGCCCAGGGTCAGGCCCTTGATCTTCCCATCCTGCCCCCCCTGCCACCCGCTCCGATGGTCCCCGTGAGCATCGACCCGGCCACGCTGCCAGGCGTGGTGCTGGATGACTCCCAGGCGGAACTGACCGGCACCTGGGACCGCTCCAGCAGCTTCAAGCCCCACGTCGGGCGGGGGTATCTACACGACAATCGCCGTGGTGACGGCCAGTCCACCGCGGTCTTCCGGGTGAAACTGTCGAAGACAGGGCGCTACGATGTGCGCATGGCCTACTCCCCACATGCCACCCGCGCCACCAAGGTGCCGGTGATCATCAAATCTGGCGGGGCAGAAACGCGGCTGACCGTGGATGAAACGCAACCACTCGATCCAGGCGGTGCCTTTCGCAGCGTCGGTCAGGTGGACCTGACAGGCGACGGGACCCAGGAAACCACCATCACGATTTCCAACACGCAGACAGAGGGGTTTGTGATCCTCGATGCGATTCAGCTTTTGGAAGCATCAAAGAAGTAG
- a CDS encoding MarR family transcriptional regulator, with amino-acid sequence MAASKLTKREYETLAAFRFSLRQFLRFSEEAAKSEGTTPQQYLALLAIKGYPGREWATVGELAERLQVQHHSAVGLVDRLAGEGMVSREPSEDDRRQVLIRLTEGGEELLGKLASVHREQLRRIGPELRRILGLLSDE; translated from the coding sequence ATGGCGGCGTCCAAACTCACCAAACGCGAATATGAAACGCTGGCGGCTTTCAGGTTCTCCCTGAGGCAGTTCCTGCGCTTTAGCGAAGAGGCGGCCAAGTCTGAGGGAACGACTCCTCAGCAGTACCTGGCGCTCTTGGCGATCAAGGGCTATCCCGGGCGGGAGTGGGCGACCGTGGGAGAGTTGGCCGAGCGTTTGCAGGTGCAGCACCATAGCGCAGTGGGGCTGGTGGACCGTCTCGCGGGTGAAGGCATGGTGAGCCGGGAGCCCTCTGAGGATGACCGGCGGCAGGTGCTCATCCGCCTCACGGAGGGAGGGGAGGAGCTGCTGGGCAAGCTTGCGTCTGTCCATCGCGAGCAACTCCGGCGCATTGGGCCGGAGTTGCGCAGGATCCTCGGGTTGCTGAGTGACGAGTGA